A stretch of Candidatus Auribacterota bacterium DNA encodes these proteins:
- a CDS encoding deoxyhypusine synthase family protein: MKPDTGTTPHLRTASGDTSRDHSIRVRKCNRPPISTFIEHNFRHFNAATLVDAARSYKTHIEKGGRMLITLAGAMSTAELGVSLAGMIRQDKIHAICCTGANLEEDIFNLVAHSDYVRIPGYRYLTYREEEALLKRHLNRVTDTCIPEGEAIRRLEAHVEKEWREADKNGASLFPHEFLFNLIQKGVLEQYYEVDPGDSWVVAAAKKNLPIFVPGWEDSTLGNIYASKIISKKITNVHTIRGGVEYMTLLADWYRRNSANGIGFFQIGGGIAGDFAICVVPMLRQDLRLNQTPLWSYFCQISDSTTSYGSYSGAVPNEKITWEKLGKDTLQFIIESDATIVAPLIFAYILGW, from the coding sequence ATGAAACCCGACACGGGAACTACTCCTCACCTACGCACTGCCAGTGGCGATACTTCGAGGGATCATTCAATACGAGTAAGGAAATGCAATCGGCCACCTATTTCCACCTTCATCGAACACAACTTCAGACATTTCAACGCTGCGACACTTGTGGATGCCGCGCGGAGCTACAAAACCCACATTGAGAAAGGCGGCAGGATGCTGATAACGCTTGCCGGGGCAATGAGCACTGCGGAACTTGGTGTTTCGCTCGCGGGGATGATCCGGCAGGACAAGATCCACGCAATCTGCTGCACAGGCGCAAATCTCGAAGAGGATATATTCAATCTGGTTGCTCACTCTGACTATGTGAGGATTCCCGGTTATCGATACCTCACTTATCGCGAAGAGGAAGCGCTGCTCAAAAGACATCTCAACCGCGTCACAGATACCTGCATACCGGAAGGAGAGGCAATACGCCGGCTTGAAGCCCATGTTGAAAAAGAATGGCGGGAGGCCGACAAAAACGGAGCCAGCTTATTCCCCCACGAATTCCTATTCAATCTGATACAAAAAGGTGTTCTCGAACAATACTACGAGGTCGATCCGGGGGACAGCTGGGTTGTTGCGGCCGCCAAAAAGAATCTCCCCATCTTTGTTCCCGGATGGGAGGATTCCACCCTGGGAAATATTTATGCCTCGAAAATTATCAGCAAGAAAATCACCAATGTCCATACGATACGAGGCGGCGTAGAGTATATGACGCTTCTCGCAGATTGGTACCGAAGAAACTCGGCAAATGGAATCGGATTTTTCCAGATAGGCGGAGGCATCGCCGGCGACTTTGCCATCTGCGTAGTGCCGATGCTGAGGCAGGATCTACGGCTGAACCAGACCCCGCTCTGGTCATATTTCTGCCAGATCAGCGACTCAACCACAAGCTACGGATCATATTCGGGAGCAGTCCCAAACGAGAAAATCACATGGGAAAAGCTGGGGAAAGACACCCTCCAATTCATCATAGAGTCGGATGCCACCATAGTGGCGCCGCTCATATTTGCATATATCCTTGGCTGGTAG
- the nikR gene encoding nickel-responsive transcriptional regulator NikR, protein MPGLIRFGISLDAILSEKFDMRLKRKGYSNRSEAIRDLIRQDLVHQEWEEVGEVAGAITLIYNHHKRELLNKLTDIQHDFQNIIISTQHVHLDHNNCLEIVAVKGEPKEVQRLADMLKAVKGVKHGTLSMSTTGKELV, encoded by the coding sequence ATGCCTGGGCTGATCAGATTCGGAATATCGCTGGACGCCATTTTATCCGAAAAATTCGACATGCGCCTTAAGCGAAAAGGTTATTCTAACCGCTCAGAGGCAATTCGCGATTTAATCCGCCAGGATTTAGTTCATCAGGAATGGGAGGAAGTAGGTGAGGTCGCCGGGGCCATTACCCTCATTTACAATCACCATAAGAGAGAACTTCTTAATAAACTCACTGATATACAACACGATTTCCAGAATATTATCATTTCGACTCAGCATGTCCATTTGGATCATAATAATTGTTTGGAGATAGTCGCGGTAAAAGGCGAGCCCAAAGAAGTGCAGAGGTTAGCGGATATGTTGAAGGCGGTTAAAGGCGTTAAACACGGTACCTTAAGCATGTCCACGACCGGCAAGGAGTTGGTTTAG
- the rfaD gene encoding ADP-glyceromanno-heptose 6-epimerase, translated as MNSTIILTGGAGFIGSCFLRKLNAEGIDNIIIVDNLNSPHKQRNLDGKAFKDYIHKKNFLELLERGSLAKIGTVIHLGACSLTTTTDAAYLAGNNFEYSKALAAWAHSRGIPFIYASSAATYGAGEFGYSDAHETTSRLRPLNLYGYYKQLFDLWILDHKLDREMTGIKFFNVFGPNEYHKGEMMSVICKNFSHVCEKVEIELYKSYRDGCPDGEQKRDFIYVKDAVNVLFYFLVHTDKTGIFNLGTGVARSWNDLANAMFSALQLKPNIRYIEMPELLRENYQYFTQAKTDKLRHAGYETEFMTLEDAVRDYVGYLKEGRYF; from the coding sequence ATGAATAGCACAATTATTCTTACGGGCGGAGCCGGATTCATCGGGAGCTGTTTTTTGAGAAAGCTCAATGCTGAAGGAATAGATAATATCATTATCGTTGATAACCTCAACAGCCCCCACAAACAGCGCAATCTCGACGGTAAAGCATTCAAAGACTATATCCATAAGAAGAACTTCTTAGAGCTGCTGGAGAGAGGCTCCCTGGCAAAGATCGGTACCGTTATACATCTCGGGGCTTGCAGCTTAACCACTACGACCGACGCAGCATATCTAGCCGGAAACAATTTCGAGTATTCAAAAGCGCTCGCCGCATGGGCTCACAGCCGCGGCATTCCTTTCATCTACGCCTCGTCTGCTGCCACATATGGCGCCGGCGAATTCGGATACAGTGATGCACATGAGACAACCTCCCGCTTGCGTCCGCTTAATTTATATGGGTATTACAAGCAACTGTTCGACCTCTGGATCCTCGATCATAAACTGGACAGGGAAATGACAGGGATCAAATTCTTTAATGTTTTTGGCCCTAATGAATACCACAAAGGAGAAATGATGAGCGTGATCTGCAAGAACTTCTCTCATGTGTGTGAGAAGGTAGAGATTGAACTATATAAATCATATCGTGATGGCTGTCCCGACGGAGAACAGAAAAGGGATTTCATCTATGTTAAGGACGCCGTAAATGTCCTTTTCTATTTTCTTGTGCATACTGACAAAACGGGGATATTCAATCTCGGCACAGGGGTCGCGCGGAGTTGGAACGATCTTGCGAATGCGATGTTTTCAGCGCTGCAACTGAAACCAAACATCCGATATATCGAAATGCCTGAATTATTAAGAGAAAATTATCAATATTTTACGCAGGCAAAAACAGACAAACTGAGACACGCAGGCTACGAAACCGAATTCATGACGCTTGAGGATGCCGTCAGGGACTACGTTGGCTATCTGAAAGAGGGAAGATATTTCTAG